A region of the Silene latifolia isolate original U9 population chromosome 9, ASM4854445v1, whole genome shotgun sequence genome:
GTAAAAATAAGGTCTACGATGTAGCGGTTGAGAAACCGAATGAGGAGGTGCCAACTGATGACGGCATTGATAATATTGATGTTGAGAATGAAACTGTGGACTTGAGTAGTGTGGATGACGTTGTTAACAAAGTTTTCAACGAGGGTGTTGTTGGGGATAGAATCCAAGATAATTCTGTTATAAGTGCTTACCTGCTGCATTCGGACGTTATGCCCGAGCATACGTTTTTGGGATTTGTGGTATAGGGTGTGATTTAGATTGTGAATCACCCAATCCGATGCGATTGTAGTTTCTGTTTTTTTGTGCAAGTACAAGGAGCTTTTTGCTCCTATTTTAATGCGGAGGAAGACTGTACTTGATTATTGTTTTCTGCACGATCATGACCTACGAATTGGGTAATCATTATATGTTTTTTGTcccctctctttttttttctttttttgctaaTATATCTACTATATAATTTGTTTTCATGTGGCAGGGAGGATTTGGTTGTGTTTTCATTTCATCACATGTTAACTCGAGATGACATTATTTCATTGTCTGCTAAGACTATGATCACATCGAACGTGATTGATTCTTTGGTCATTCTTACTTAATGACATCTTTGGTCAAGGTTGGGAAAGGGTTATCCCCACAAGAAGTTTTTTTTGTACAAGTCATTCGGTATgtgaaattttttttatatatttctgTTTCAGTAAATTTACAATGGTTATGACAGTTATTCTATTGTAGTTACTTGATTATTGTAAAGTATATTAGCTGTTTTTTGATTCAGCTAAAACAGTTTTTCCTATTCTTCAATTTTCCTAttcttcaattttgtttattGTTTCTGTGATTATTCTAATACTGTATTTCAGTTATTGTATTTATACAAGTTCAATTATTCTGTCTTTTTTACaagttacaataactgagttttcataatacaataacattgttattgtaatacaataatcgattattgtattacaataacaatgttattgtattatgaaaactcagttattgtattatgaaagcTGTTTTTGTTGTGATAGTTATTGTAAAAAGCGAGAATAGTAGTTATTGTATTCAGTTAACCAAGTTTTTTCATTGTGATATTTCATTTTCTCTTATCGTGTGGTAATATTTTTCATAGGCTTCTTTGTTTAAGCTTATCAAAGCTGCTGATGATGAGAAAGATTTATACAGAAAGGAAATTTCTAATGTTTGGGACACTGTCATTGAGAACAGCGAAGGTTCTCTTGACATTGGTGCCGATTTGGTAATTTTTCCAATTCTTTCTGTTCTTTCTTTCTTCTGTTGATTATTTTATTGTTGAGAACAGCAAAGGTTTATGTACGTCTGTTTTATCATGCCAGGTTTTTATTCCTGTtcattttggagatcattttttcGTGTTGTTGTTAACTTTGTGGGGAAGACGTGGACTATCTTGACAATCGTGTATATGATGATTTTGAAGATAGTATCTGGGTGTTGGCTACCAACTCTATTGTATGTACCTTATTATAAGTTTTTGTTTTCATCTACTTCTTCTAGttatttttcttgttctttagtgatgatttttgatttaaaaatgtAACCAGGTTGAAATATTTGGTAGTTATCTTGTCGAGAAAGGTTTTGAAAGAGGCAGTGAGGTCcgcaatttcaaatttgtaaatGTGGCTTTTGGGTGGAAATCGGAAGGGTCCTAGAATTTGGATTGTGGTGTTTTTGTCATGATTCATATGATGTTTTATCTTTGGGAAGTTGTTCAAATCGAGTTGCATGACGCATTGAAAAGGATCATATATAGAGTGAGATAGCCGCCATCTTGGTTTTAGCCAATATCAACAAAATTAGGAAAaaattgttggatttggttgatgatttTACAAAGACAAAGGCACCTTTGCTGCCTGTTTTGCTTGAGAAGCGTAGGTTAGCTGAGTTGGAAGCGGCAAGGGTGAAGCGATGCTTTGGAAGCTCTTAGGGTTATGGCAGAGGAACCCGATGATGGTGTAGGTACTCGCCTAGGAAAAAGAGTATGCCTGGTACACCTATGAGCTGGGATGATTAGATCAGGCCGAGGTAGCAGACCGAACTCTGATGGTCTTGGCTGCTCAATAAACTGTGGCAAGGCAGATACAAATCTTCTTGTTGTTTCAAAAGTTATGAGGGCTAACAGCAGATATACACGCGCTATGCCAAGCAAGAAGAAAcaagttgttgattattgtttcttGGATGATTACAATCTTGCAGATGAGTATGTTCATTTTTGTCCAAACTCAATGAGAAACAAGTTTGTGTGATTATTCTAATAATTGTATTCTACAAGTTCAATTATTCTATGTTTTTTTacaattacaataactgagttttcataaaacaataactatgttaatgtagtacaataatcgattattgtattacattaacatagttattgtTTTATGAAAAACTCGTTTATTATTCTTTGGTAgttattttttaaatattgtttttaaaatttactaAGCTTTTTTTTTAACTCCTTTGCGGTGAACTTGTTTTTTCTCGCGGGCAATGCTATCTTGGATAGGTCTCGATATTCTTTCTACGGCCCGAAGATTACACTGAGTTGCGCGTAATAGCCGCCCTGGTCGAGTTGTCTTGAATTTCATGGAGGTTAAGGAGAAAGAAGCGCCAGTGATGATGTTCCTTGGTACAcaacatatggtatgatctgtttttcaTTATTCAGTTACTGTAGAATGTTTAATCATTTATCTTCAATTTTATTAACAGTTTTATGGTATTTATAGGAAATCTTTGAAGAGATGCTAGAGCAAGCAGCGGATAGTGATGATGTAATCGACGTTTTAAAGACAAGGTTGTGCAGTCTTGGTCCCATTTTTTAGGTGAAAATGTTGTAAACTCTGAGATCGATGTGGACCTTGTCTTCATCCCGTTGTCTTTAGAGAAGTACTACTTTTGTGTTTGTGTGAACTTTATGAACAAGACGGTTGATGTCTTTGGACCATACGTCGCATAAAGATTGGGAAAAATCCGATTTTCTGAGACTTGCAAAGATTGCGATAAAGACGTTTTTCTAACTCCCGATCATATACAAATGCTATTtttcaatgtaattattgtattgtcagtaacaaagttattgtattgttttaatcTTGTTCTTTGTATAGTCGTGCTTtctaattctttctttttttacaTGTTGTAGGTTAACTGTTTTTCGACTTTTTGGAGACaaggaaaacaaagaaaagaaggAGTTGTCATTAACACATTTACATTCGTGAatgttgattttgaatggaaaGCGACTATCAAGGGTGATAAGGAATCGGGATTTTACACAATGTTTCACATGCTCACATATGAAGGGAATCACGAGCAAGGATTGTATGTGGTTAACAAGAAATGTGAGAGGATTCCTATATGGCTTGAGATGGTTGCTATTTTGTTGATGTCAGATGTCAACGAGTCAAGAGCATCTCTTTTGGAAAAAGTGGGAACTTTCAGGCGGAGTATATCGGAAGTAGAGAAAGAAGTTTTAAAATTCAGAAGATTAGGGAAGAAAAGGGTTAAAACAACAGCCGTTACTGGTCCTTCTCggcgaaacaaataaaagaacaattGATTGATTATAGATGGATTTAGCAAACAATTCTAGATGGATTTGTTCGATAATCTAATGTTTAGATAGCTGTTATTGATTGTTTGAACAAATTTGATGTAGCTGTCATTGATTGACTGAACAAGTTAGTGTTTTTGTAATGCCTTTAAGCTGTTATTGTAATATCTCTAGacagttattcaaatgatcaaatgcaattattctatcagccttcatgtagctgattattgtaaagcgtttgcccaattattttaaagcatacctctgattattttaaagctctcatgtatctgattattgtaaagctctttcccaattattttaaagcatatccttgattattgtaacaaattggcaagtgcaaagcattatcaattacagtaaagcattatcaaattaatatatttatggaaaaaaatcagAACGATTGCGAATAAACTCAGCATCAATTATTataaagcataattgtgattattgtatagttttcacattattattgtaatagcgcaaggtattattaaatgaacaaaatcagaacaattgcaaaaAAATTCAACATCAATTAATGTAAAGCATAACTTTGATTATTGTAAAAGTCTAACACACTTATTGTAAAGTATACCCCTGATTACTTGTAAAAAAGTCTAACACAATTATTTTGCAATCTTGCGGTTATTTGTAAAGCATAATATGGATTATTTTAAAACGTAatcttgattattttaaagcgtaatgcatttttcatttttcattcttcttcttcatcttcatcctccatttcattttcctcttcatcttcttcctccaaaGCATGCTCAACAAACGGATTTGGACAGTTTCTCTTGTCATGGTGTCCCATTTGTTTGCAGTTATTACATAGCCTCTTCGGTTTGCTCGCCTTCTCAATTGCCTTATCCTTGTTTGATTTCATTCTCATGCCGCTTCCTTTGTTTTTTGCAATCTTGGGTGGAAGAACAGTAATATTTGATTTTGCTGAACAACCTAAGAGCATTTCCAGTTCTTGATCCTTTGTCAAGCTCTCTTTGGTTGGATTTATTTTCTCTCGGAATTGTAAAAGCATCAAACTTAGCTCCTTGATTCGATTATCAGGCATCGAGTTAAGAACACTTATTGTTGCATAAAACTCTGACCATACCCTTGATAATTCCAATTTTCTCAAATCAGTGGGATCGTAGTCTTGCAATAACTTTCCATCCAGTCCATACAAaggctttctatatgatttcttcGTCCATCTACTTTCGATGTACTGCTCCGGTATGCTTTGCAGTCCTTTTCCTGATATAATCCATATAATGTGTTTACAAAGGATTCCTTTCCTCTCAAACATCTTGCACGTACATGTTGTTTCCTTTGATTCATTATTGTGAGCAACCTGCATGCACAGTGTAGTTATTTTAAAAGGCAGTCATAGTTATTATATAGTTCAACATGAATTATTTTATGCAGACTAGCAATTAACACCAAGGTAGAAGTCCTTCAGTTTTTTTATGTTCAACATGTACTTGccaattattgtaaagcatacCTACGATTATTTTAATCTAATGTTTAGATAGTTGTTATTGATTGTTTAACAAATTTGATGTAGTGTCATTGATTGGTGAACAAGTTAGTGTTTTTGTAATGCCTTTAAGCTGTTATTGTAATATCTCTAGacagttattcaaatgatcaaatgcaattattctatcagccttcatgtagctgattattgtaaagcgtttgcccaattattttaaagcatacctctgattattttaaagctctcatgtatctgattattgtaaagctcttccccaattattttaaagcatatccttgattattgtaacaaattggcaagtgtaaagcattatcaattctttgtaaagcattatcaaattaatatatttatggaaaaaaatcagaacaattgcaaataaactctacatcaattattgtaaagcataattgtgattattgtatagttttcacatgattattgtAATGGTAAAAGACGGTTATTGTATTCTTTTATCACAGTTATTGTATGTTAAAGTAAAAAGACAGTTATGTTTATAAAATTGAATAACCTGAAATACTCTATGCTTCCTGTAGGCATCTTCAACATTTATAATGTGCATGTTTCCTTGCTCAGAAAATCCAACAACGGCACACGAACAGGGAGCCATTTGCACTTGCTCTTGGAACTCATAGAAAACagtatgtgtgtagattttagagGCATGTTTTTCAATCATTGTCTTAGAAGAAACCTGTGGCAATGTCTTTGTCACTTGCAGCATCAAGAAATCTGTGATTATAGCGTTGTTGTTCCATTGCACTCTGAAAACGCAACCAAAATTCTACAAGTGTGCCGTCTATGCTCTCAAATCTTTTGAAATAACTGTTTTgactctctgatctttgtgtaGTCTTCAAAAGGCAGCCTAAAGGCAAATCCCTAAAGTAAGCAGGTATCCATTTGTGCCTTTTGCCATACATGTATGTCAACCAAGTATTATCATTCAACTCAAAGTCATTAATCACTTGagtccatttttcttcaaactCAATGGGTTCCAAGTCAGTATCCCAAACAACTCCGCATATCCGCTCAACAAAGTCAGTCTCCTTACAAATCTGTGACTCAACTTTATCGGTAAGttttttcattatatgccacatgcgaGAGCGATGTCTTGCTTGCTTGAATACGTAACGCACCCGAGTTTAATTGCCGGATCTTGATCGGTAAGAATGCACCGAGGTTCCTTGTTGCCCATACAATCAAGGAACTTCTTAAGCACCCAAATGAATGACCCATCGTTCTCATGATCGACAAGTGCAAAGAAGCAAAAGTCACCGATTTTTTGTGGTTGTCAACACCGGTGAATGGGGTGAAGGCCATGCGGTACTTGTTAGTACCGTAAGTAGGATCAAAGGTGATGGTGTCCCCAAACAAGGAATAATTCATTCTTGCTTGTGCATCTGCCCAAAAGAGTTTAGCCAAACAATTATCCTCATCAACTTGGTAAGCATAGTAAAAGCCATCTTGCGTTTGAGAAAGCGCCTTTAAATAATCGAGAATCATGTCAGCATCATTCTCACctatataacatttaatatttcttttGAAGTTCTTGAAATCTGTGAGAGATGCACCAATGTTTGCATACCCATTTGATTGTTCCGCCAGAATTCTAAAAGTCCTGGTAGCCCCGATGTTGAGTTtacaattgttaacaattgtcTGCTTCATGTAAAGGTTAAGTGTTCTTACGTTTTTCCAGGAATTCCCGTTCTTTGAGTGAGCAGAGCTTGTGATTATGACCTTCATAAAACGTATCAATAGCATACCCTATTAGCTCCTTAAGGTCATTGAATACAAAGACAAAACCGTATTTTTGCCTTGCAACCaaatcttgttatttttgttttctttggctCTCTGAGaccttttcctctttttttttttctcttcgtgttttcaaattcaacaacaggtttgagTTTTTGCGATCCTCTTTGAATCCATGTCATTGAGACCATTGATTTTTTGTCTATCAAACCATCACGGAATCTTGTTTGTGTGTACTTCCTTGGTATGAAACCACAAGCCACAaagatataaattgtaaaacTCTATTGCCTCCTCCGACTTTACAAACATTAACCCCAGAGTAGGTTTGAAACCATTTTCTACCATCCTATTCCACTCCTCACTGCCACCTGGAGTATATCTCAATCCCAGATTATGGATAGTATTTTCTCTGTTTCGGACGCAAGCAGAGGTGTAGAAAAAGATGTTGCATTGGTAGTATTAATTTCAATGCCTGGAAACATTAAAACAGGAGAACTGTTATGGTATTATTAATTTCAATATCTTAGATTctatacaaaacaaaacaatacaacCTCTGCAGCAGATTATTTTAACGTTATTTTtcggttattgtattatacaaatacaATTATTCTATCGAGAGGGGAGTGTTTTAatgaaattggtagcctagtccactacaatacacacacagttattttaatgtagtattaaagttatttcattattaaagagtagttattgtaaggattttttggtcagatcctataaagtagtatttattatgaaaaaaacaatctatattaaacaattattttaacgttataatgcagttattgtattatacaaatgcaattattctatcgagagggagggttttagtgaaattggtagcctagtccaccacaatgcacacacggttattttaatgtaatatcaaagttatttcattattaaagaatagttattgtaaggatttttttgtcagatcctataaaatagtatttattatgaaaaacacaatcaggcaaaaagcaattattttaacgttataatgcgttattgtattatacaaatgcaattattctatcgaGGGGGAAGGgttttagtgaaattggtagcctagtccaccacaatgcacacacagttattttaatgtaatatcaaagttatttcattattaaagagtagttattgtaaggattttttttgtcagatcctataaaatagtatttattatgaaaaacACAATCAGGCAACAAGcaattattttaacgttataatgcgttattgtattatacaaatgcaattattctatcggAGGGGGAAGGgttttagtgaaattggtagcctagtccaccacaatgcacacacggttattttaatgtaataacaAAGTTATTTTAATCTTTTGTAagcgagttattgtattattgtaatcCAATTATTCAAATACTAGATATTGAATGATATCATGAATGAAAACCTACATGCAATTACAGTTAAACTTTACATGCAATTACTGTTATGAAAACAATATGAAAACAACTTACATGCAATCAGTAATTTGAACAAAAAACTTATCAACGTAATAACAACAGTTTTTATATCAGCATTATGTCACAAATTTATACCTGAATTCATCGTTGTTTGATTATCAGCATTATTATCAATCATAGTAAGCGTTTGATCGTCTGAATTGAGATCGTTGAAGTTTGAATTTTATTAGAAAAACACGTAAATTAAGGCGtaatttgttatttgattcaatTACTGAAATTATTCGATTATTAAATCGAAATAGGAAGAAATATCAATACCTTGATCGAatttgaagaattagggttttcggagaattgTGGATCAAATTTAGAAAaattgatgaacaaattgatagttttaattgaaAGAATCAAAATAATGAACGAATTGTTGATCAAATTTGAAGAATCGATGAATTTTCTTGATCAAATTTGTTGATCAAAATTTGAAGAACGATGAAAAAATTCGgttgattttttgatgaaaaagagTGTTTATCGGTAGAGAGGGAAAGGgggagaaagagagagaaagCGGCGCGCAGATTATGACGGCTAGATTTTTGATAATTGGGTTTTGTCAACTCATTTGCTTATATATGCGGGggaaactcacgaaaagtggcaaactcaccggatcttgcctctatatatatatatatatatatatatatagagagagagagagagagagagagagagagagaggtaagatctaatgagtcctcctctaccattgagtccataagtccctctaagggccattggatggactaaatggaaggttgagatgaatttgattaaaggccattaaaaagaaaaggaaaaaaatgtggatggttggattgagatgaatggttgagattgcaaattaccaaaaaaattaccactaatcaaatttctacacactaattaatttttctttctctctctagcccctaattaatcagttttgagttttagatttcagaagtgtaaatgtaatgttgtatgagttttacaagtttaaatgtgacggaaatataattttaacattttacaagtgtaaatgtgaggttttacgagtgtaaatgtaacattttaaaagtgtaaatttgattttttgtgacggaaattttgaatttatataattttaacattttacaagtgtaaatgtgaggttttacgagtgtaaatgtaacattttaagagtgtaaatttatttttttgtgacggaaattttgaatttatataattttaacattttacaagtgtaaatgtgaagttttacgagtgtaaatgtaacattttaagagtgtaaatttgtttttttgtgacggaaattttgaatttatataattttaacattttacaagtgtaaatgtgatgttttacgagtgtaaatgtaacatttttaagagtgtaaatttgattttttgtgacggaaattttgaatttatataattttaacattttacaagtgtaaatgtgaagttttacgagtgtaaatgtaacattttaaaagtgtaaatttgattttttgtgacggaaattttgaatttatataattttaacattttacaagtgtaaatgtgaagttttacgaatgtaaatgtaacattttaagagtgtaaatttgattttttagttaatttgacggttttagagtgtaaattttgtcctttgagtgtgaattttgtcctttataagtgtaactttgtcctttacgagtaaaactttagtccgactaccaaaaaacgccaccatcaactttgtcctttacgagtaaaactttagtccgactaccaaaaaacgccaccataatcgtccttccccaccaactcatatccacaaaaaatatgagtgcaaatttatataattttaacgagtgtaaatgtaaagaaatacaagtgtaaatctaaagaaatacgagtgtaaatgttaagaaatacgactgtaaatgttaagaaatatgagtgtaaatttaaagaaatacgagtgtaaatgtgaggagatacaagtgtaaatttaaataaaaacgagtgtaaatgtgaggaaatacaagtgtaaatgtaaaaattatgagtgtaaatgtaaagaaatacgagtgtaattgtaaagacatatgagtgtaaatgtaaagaaatatgagtgtaaatgtaaaaaaatatgagtttaataaatatatttattagatctataataaaaatcatgataaaacaacatcaacaacactagatctaataaagagagattgaaaaaaaaaacatctaacaaaaatataacaataataataaacataACACTTTattgttgaaaacaaaaaaaacaaaacaaaaacaatgaCAACAAACAacgacaacaaacacaacattgtcAACATAAAAGGACGACACACAAAACACAAAATCtagggaaaaaaaaaagaaaaacgaaaatCTGAAAAGTGAAAACAAATCAATGTACAATGACAAAACCCATTACCCACAAGccacaacacaaaaaaaatggaaaaacgaAAGAAACAAGACAAAAAAGAAAGACAACCACCATTACTAGCCGACAAACAAGACAAAACCAGAGAAGAAGATGGTGGAGGGTGGGTCGTGGTGGCGGCCGCAGATCTGGTTTGTGGGAGGGGATAGCAGATCTGGTCGGAGGAGGGCGGCATAGGGTAGTGGAGATGGTGGAGGTCGTTGGAGGAGATAAGGTTGTTGTGGTGCGAGGTGGGTTACGGTGGTGGTGGCAGACAGGAGGGACGTGGAGGGAAACGGAGTTTGTATTGTTGGCGCGGTCGTTGTTGGTCGTTGGAGGTGAAGATAACAGTGGTGAgtcgtggtggtggtgatggttggTGGCAGATCTGGGGGTGGTTGTTTacggtcatttttttttttttttgtatttggtgATGGCGGTTTCGGTGGTGGTGGATCTAAAAGGAGGTgtattgttgttggtggtggttgttgttgatggcGGTATTAGAGGAGACGAGAAGGGTggctggtggtgttgtggtggccGGCAGGAGAGGtgggtcgtggtggtggtggcgggtgtGTGAGTGGTGGGTGGTGCGTCATGGTGGTGGCGGGTATGTGAGTGGTGGGTGGTGTATGGTGATGACTGATGAGGATAATGAGGGggaaattttttttgatttttttgaattatttggtttttgatttttgttggatttttgagagagttgagttgttttgatttttAGAGAAATGGAAGGAATGATAATTGtgaaagatgagagagaagtgagtggaaaataaatgatatatagtaaaattagtggttgattagtgaaggtagtgagggaaagtatTTAATTAGCATTGATTACCTAATTTTTGCTCTAATCCCTCCCTtttccccttcaatctcaaccctccatccaaTCTTTTCAATGGCCCTTATGAGAACTCATGGACTCAATGAAGGAAggaggactcacttgatccttcctctatatatatatatatatatatatatatatatatatatatatatatatatatatatatatatatatatatatatatatatatatagggtcgagatccggtgagaaccactaatataatgagaaccgtgagaacccttactaaatcatcctcaaatcttgttccgaaagttttgatggatcatttagctttagtttagtttattcaaacacatttttagtatagctaaacaaaatttattgattttattaacaaaatataaacttaatgtacaaaaatataattaggtatactaaaatggctatagatgcaTTGAAACGAATACTAGTTGCATGAAAATTATTatgtgcatgaaaatgattactaggtgcatgaaaatatcaagcgctaggtgcacgaaaacgagttctaggtgtgTGAAAATTGTTAAATACATGAAAAATGACTAGTAGgcgcatgaaaattaataaaatgtttctcgtaTCGATTCCGGTCAATAATTTATACATTTTGGACCAAGAGATATGTTATCTAGCAggcataaaattctatgccgaatccaaaaatgttgttatttttaagaaaaaaaatccgtaaggtggagttctcacggtttTCATTAAGTTGGTGGTTCTCATAGGTCctcaattctatatatatatatagatttgggatccggtgagaaccatctacatagtgagaaccgtgagaactccaccttaatgattttttttcaaacaaatgacgacatatttggattcagcatagaattttatgtctagataacatatttttggtccaaaaagtataaattattgaccggaatcgagacgacaaatattttattaattttgatgcacctagtactcatttttcatatatctaacaattttcacgcacctagaactcgttttcgtgcatgtagagtgtaacaccccctcataccaaggtaccttaccaggactaccccagcatgaaaggttgttaccatctcggttgcccgaggttagtatatatcaaaagcaacagtccaaacacatttattaatgtacggtagttataaaagttacagtctccaaaatctaatacacggattatccaaatggcaacaactaccaaaacaataactaaggctcgtggtggtgtcatctaatccagcgtggtgactctcccataactgccccaagctcaataaatgtatcgcctgtcacaatctgctcaccatccccgaatggatcaccgcaggttttacaaaacaacaacacggggccagtactactcaatcaatataagacagcaaacaatacaaccatctgatcatcgatttcacacacagtaaccgactacacaccgaagagtgtagccctgccagattacccatcgcaataggtaatcctcgccgccattggatgaccgcagcccatccccacctagtccagctcatcaacgagcgactaacaatctctgtcccttaatgtgaacatcccctcccgtgacgggttctacggagggcgaactagggtgtgaagccactcccgcaagtgactcccccacaatcacacaacaccacagcatctcagctgtcacaacaccactaccgtcacaacacaaccacatcaccaccgtcatcacatcacccatactccgatgatcagcagataataacaattacaacacaagcacagtcttaaatcaattaacagtaactgagtagggaaaccctaccttttcgcaatccgatatgctctaatcaatcatacaatatgcatagcaattaccacatcgtcacctacaacaattataatcaacacacatataatga
Encoded here:
- the LOC141602665 gene encoding protein FAR1-RELATED SEQUENCE 1-like; translation: MIEKHASKIYTHTVFYEFQEQVQMAPCSCAVVGFSEQGNMHIINVEDAYRKHRVFQVAHNNESKETTCTCKMFERKGILCKHIIWIISGKGLQSIPEQYIESRWTKKSYRKPLYGLDGKLLQDYDPTDLRKLELSRVWSEFYATISVLNSMPDNRIKELSLMLLQFREKINPTKESLTKDQELEMLLGCSAKSNITVLPPKIAKNKGSGMRMKSNKDKAIEKASKPKRLCNNCKQMGHHDKRNCPNPFVEHALEEEDEEENEMEDEDEEEE
- the LOC141601007 gene encoding protein FAR1-RELATED SEQUENCE 5-like, which codes for MKQTIVNNCKLNIGATRTFRILAEQSNGYANIGASLTDFKNFKRNIKCYIGENDADMILDYLKALSQTQDGFYYAYQVDEDNCLAKLFWADAQARMNYSLFGDTITFDPTYGTNKYRMAFTPFTGVDNHKKSICKETDFVERICGVVWDTDLEPIEFEEKWTQVINDFELNDNTWLTYMYGKRHKWIPAYFRDLPLGCLLKTTQRSESQNSYFKRFESIDGTLVEFWLRFQSAMEQQRYNHRFLDAASDKDIATGFF